A region of Lycium barbarum isolate Lr01 chromosome 1, ASM1917538v2, whole genome shotgun sequence DNA encodes the following proteins:
- the LOC132626350 gene encoding cytochrome P450 93B2-like, whose amino-acid sequence MPLPTIFSFAILLFLSIVILRPIFSKLLSKSTHNHGHCPPSPLALPVIGHLHLLSPNIHRSFHKLYCRYGPLYQLYIGRQLCFVASTPQLAKEFLKNNELVFSSRECSPAVTLLTYDVSLAFSPVGSYWKFIKKLCTSELLSTHNLNNFRPLRAIEVRRFVQTLMNNAENGDTVNLTKELLKLTSNIISRMMMSSRCSDNAKEAEEVIQVVTEVTEIFGTFDVADVIGFGGRFDFQGIKKRARNTHRKYDALLEKFITGRKMLRNSRKVEELKDDGKDLLDLLLDIMESETSDVKITEDHIKALILDFLTAATDTTAITVEWAIAELTNNPRVLKKAQQEIDKVVGKQRIVGELDGPNLPYIQAIINETFRLHPPIPLLIRKSVEDCNVEGYQIPNGSLLFVNIWSIGRNPKYWENPMEFRPERFMEPIKGGAIDAKGHCFELLPFGTERRGCPGSPLALRELHVVLSTMIQCFEWKALDSSGEVIVNGVDVTERPGLTAPRINNMTCLLQPRVDLSHMIHESSSLN is encoded by the exons ATGCCGCTACCCACAATATTTTCTTTTGCGATCCTCTTATTCCTCTCTATTGTCATTTTGCGTCCCATTTTTTCGAAATTACTATCAAAAAGTACCCATAACCATGGCCATTGTCCCCCGTCCCCGCTGGCTTTGCCCGTAATAGGCCATCTCCATCTCCTAAGTCCGAATATTCATCGTAGTTTTCACAAATTATATTGCCGTTATGGTCCTCTATATCAACTTTATATCGGACGTCAATTATGTTTTGTAGCTTCCACACCTCAACTAGCAAAAGAATTCCTCAAAAATAACGAACTCGTCTTTTCATCACGCGAATGTTCACCCGCTGTGACACTACTAACGTACGATGTTTCTTTGGCATTTTCGCCCGTGGGGTCCTACTGGAAATTCATTAAGAAATTATGCACTAGTGAGCTCTTGAGCACGCATAATCTCAACAATTTCAGGCCCCTTAGGGCTATAGAAGTAAGGAGATTTgtacaaactttgatgaataaTGCGGAAAATGGCGATACGGTGAATTTGACGAAGGAATTGTTGAAATTGACGAGCAATATTATTTCAAGGATGATGATGAGTTCTCGGTGTTCGGACAACGCTAAGGAAGCTGAGGAGGTAATACAAGTTGTGACTGAAGTGACGGAGATTTTTGGAACGTTTGATGTTGCTGATGTTATAGGATTTGGTGGGAGGTTTGATTTTCAAGGGATAAAGAAGAGGGCACGAAATACTCATAGAAAATATGATGCTTTGCTTGAGAAGTTTATAACCGGAAGGAAAATGTTAAGAAATAGCAGGAAAGTGGAAGAATTAAAAGATGATGGTAAGGACTTGCTGGATTTGTTGCTTGATATTATGGAGAGTGAGACATCTGACGTTAAAATAACGGAAGATCACATAAAGGCATTGATCCTG GATTTCCTCACTGCTGCAACAGATACAACCGCAATTACTGTAGAATGGGCTATAGCAGAGCTGACCAACAATCCAAGAGTCCTCAAAAAAGCCCAACAAGAGATTGATAAAGTCGTGGGAAAGCAACGAATAGTAGGAGAACTAGACGGCCCAAATCTTCCATACATTCAAGCAATTATTAATGAAACATTTCGTCTTCATCCACCCATTCCTTTACTAATAAGAAAATCAGTTGAAGATTGCAATGTGGAAGGATACCAAATTCCTAATGGATCTCTATTGTTTGTGAACATTTGGTCCATTGGGAGAAACCCAAAGTATTGGGAGAACCCAATGGAGTTTAGGCCCGAAAGATTTATGGAGCCTATAAAGGGAGGCGCAATAGATGCAAAAGGCCATTGCTTTGAGTTATTGCCCTTTGGGACTGAAAGAAGGGGTTGTCCTGGGTCGCCTCTAGCCCTGAGAGAGTTACATGTTGTGCTTTCAACTATGATTCAGTGTTTCGAGTGGAAAGCATTGGATTCGAGTGGAGAGGTAATAGTTAATGGAGTTGACGTGACTGAACGACCTGGACTAACAGCTCCAAGAATCAACAATATGACGTGCCTTTTGCAACCACGAGTTGATCTGTCTCATATGATTCATGAATCGTCATCTCTGAATTAA
- the LOC132605396 gene encoding protein POLLENLESS 3-like yields the protein MWKNNDKGSPARGFLTPPPKWRSPATERWPTCAQSAKADLFHVIHKVPSGDSPYVRAKHVQLIDKDPSKAISLFWAAINSGDRVDSALKDMAVVMKQLDRSDEAIEAIKSFRHLCPFESQESIDNILIELYKRSGRIEEEIEVLELKLKNVEEGIAFGGKKTKIARSQGKKVQITIEKEYSRLLGNLAWSHMQLKNYNLAEEYYRKALSLEPDKNKQSNLAICLMHLNKITEARFLIQSIKASDRRQMDDSCTKSFERATQMLAELESHGTLNSKEPEDASRPPKNFFTQPRRFSCSVNESNGFTKDTVNACSRRLLFEQTTNNENVENHNFNKLVSANEMSIKASLVRGQAFSRSWKNGNMKSECDLQPLYYNKWKKNSSGTDASDKISLESSKSPTESSADNTSARKFPEDVVTLTDTTEYLESTNVKLLDLAACKSKKSWADMVEEDELGFQFHETPCKYSDANENVDSNIINLGQKIESLCLSEGYHTQPGREVRRSLCFDQNDRKENCSSKFQLKDLKIGSLNPLPPIGDIANQTPVTLRRRNRLQVFRDITPESPKP from the exons ATGTGGAAGAATAACGATAAGGGGTCTCCGGCGAGGGGATTCTTGACCCCACCGCCTAAATGGAGATCACCGGCGACGGAGAGGTGGCCAACTTGTGCACAGAGTGCTAAAGCTGATCTTTTTCATGTCATTCATAAAGTTCCTTCTGGTGATTCTCCTTATGTTAGGGCCAAACATGTTCAG TTAATTGACAAGGATCCAAGCAAGGCAATTTCTCTGTTCTGGGCAGCAATTAATTCCGGTGACCGAGTTGATAGTGCCCTGAAAGACATGGCAGTGGTGATGAAACAGTTGGATCGTTCAGACGAGGCAATCGAAGCAATAAAGTCATTTCGACATCTTTGTCCCTTTGAGTCACAGGAATCGATTGACAACATCTTGATTGAACTCTACAAG AGATCTGGTAGGATCGAAGAAGAGATTGAAGTACTTGAACTGAAACTGAAGAACGTAGAAGAAGGCATAGCATTTGGTGGGAAGAAGACTAAGATTGCTAGATCTCAAGGAAAAAAGGTTCAGATCACAATTGAAAAGGAGTACTCAAG ATTGTTGGGGAACTTGGCATGGTCACACATGCAACTGAAGAACTATAATTTGGCAGAAGAGTACTATAG AAAAGCACTCTCTCTCGAACCGGATAAGAACAAGCAAAGCAATCTGGCGATCTGTTTGATGCATCTGAACAAGATTACAGAAGCTAGGTTTCTGATTCAAAGCATAAAAGCTTCAGATAGAAGGCAGATGGATGACTCATGCACTAAATCCTTCGAGCGTGCCACTCAAATGCTAGCTGAATTAGAGTCTCATGGCACTCTGAACTCTAAGGAACCGGAGGATGCTTCTAGACCTCCAAAGAACTTTTTTACACAACCAAGAAGATTTTCATGTTCAGTCAATGAAAGCAATGGGTTCACTAAGGACACTGTTAATGCCTGTAGTCGAAGATTGTTATTTGAGCAAACAACAAATAACGAGAATGTTGAGAACCATAATTTCAACAAGCTCGTTTCTGCTAATGAGATGAGCATAAAAGCGTCTCTTGTACGTGGACAAGCGTTCTCTAGGTCATGGAAAAATGGTAACATGAAAAGTGAATGTGATTTGCAGCCACTTTACTACAACAAATGGAAAAAGAACTCTTCGGGGACTGATGCATCAGATAAAATTTCTCTAGAGTCGTCTAAGTCTCCCACAGAATCATCGGCTGATAATACAAGTGCAAGAAAATTTCCTGAAGATGTGGTGACATTAACGGATACCACTGAATACTTGGAGAGCACAAACGTGAAACTGTTAGACTTGGCTGCATGCAAAAGCAAGAAGAGCTGGGCTGATATGGTGGAAGAGGACGAACTAGGTTTCCAATTCCATGAAACTCCATGCAAATATTCTGATGCCAATGAGAATGTCGATTCCAATATTATTAATCTTGGCCAGAAGATTGAATCATTGTGTCTGAGTGAAGGATATCATACGCAGCCTGGACGAGAAGTGAGGCGTTCCTTGTGCTTTGATCAGAATGACAGAAAAGAAAATTGTTCATCTAAATTTCAGTTGAAAGATCTTAAGATTGGAAGCTTGAACCCCTTACCACCTATAGGAGACATTGCTAATCAAACTCCAGTCACGCTGAGGCGAAGGAACAGATTGCAAGTATTCAGAGATATAACTCCTGAAAGTCCTAAACCTTGA
- the LOC132626356 gene encoding probable aquaporin TIP1-2 — translation MPISRISLGSLAEASQPDALKAATAEFISMLIFVFAGSGSGMAFSKLTDGGAATPAGLISASIAHAFALFVAVSVGANISGGHVNPAVTFGAFVGGHITLFRSVLYWIAQLAGSIAACVLLKFSTGGLEIGAFTLSSGVTPWNAVVFEIVMTFGLVYTVYATAVDPKKGNLGIIAPIAIGFIVGANILAGGAFDGASMNPAVSFGPAVVSWTWNNHWVYWLGPFAGAAIAALVYEIIFIGQNDHEQLPCTDY, via the exons ATGCCTATTTCAAGAATTTCCCTTGGAAGTTTAGCAGAGGCTAGCCAGCCTGATGCTCTCAAGGCTGCAACAGCTGAGTTCATTTCCATGCTCATTTTCGTTTTTGCAGGCTCAGGCTCTGGCATGGCCTTCA GTAAGCTAACGGATGGTGGAGCAGCAACGCCAGCTGGACTTATTTCGGCATCCATAGCACATGCCTTTGCCCTTTTTGTGGCTGTTTCAGTAGGAGCGAACATTTCTGGAGGTCACGTTAACCCTGCAGTTACATTTGGCGCCTTTGTGGGCGGTCACATTACCCTTTTCAGAAGTGTTTTGTATTGGATTGCACAATTGGCTGGATCCATCGCGGCTTGTGTGCTCCTCAAGTTTTCTACTGGTGGATTG GAAATAGGAGCATTCACACTCTCAAGTGGAGTGACACCATGGAACGCAGTTGTTTTCGAGATAGTAATGACCTTTGGCCTTGTTTACACTGTCTACGCAACTGCAGTTGACCCCAAGAAAGGCAACTTGGGAATTATTGCCCCAATTGCGATTGGTTTCATTGTGGGTGCCAATATTTTGGCTGGTGGTGCCTTTGATGGTGCATCAATGAACCCCGCCGTGTCTTTTGGTCCAGCAGTGGTTAGCTGGACCTGGAACAACCATTGGGTCTACTGGCTCGGGCCATTTGCAGGTGCTGCTATTGCTGCCTTGGTATACGAAATCATCTTCATTGGCCAGAACGATCACGAGCAGCTCCCTTGCACTGATTATTAA